A segment of the Sphingobacterium oryzagri genome:
CTATACAACGATTTCGAATAAAATTATTCGCCGCCAATATTCTAAAACACGCATTTATGCGTGTTTTTTTTTATTCCAACAAGAAAACGTTAAAAAACGCATAAAAATTTCCTATTTAACATTAGTTAACTATATTAGTGCAGGTTTTAGCGTGTAATGTTTTTTTATGATGTATAAAAACGCAAAAATGTAACCTAATTATGTTACTATCTCTAATGAATTAACTATTGACCAATGAGAAAATCAATCTTTTTTTCCGTTGCCTTGGGTTTGTTGGCGGCTACCGACGCCTTTCCTCATGCGGTAAATAACCGCGCAAATCTAGCAGCAGCAACAAGCTTTCTCAGCTACTCCACCCGGCAACAAACCGTGAGCGGTAAAGTGACCGGTGTAGACGGCGCTATTGAAGGAGCGACAGTGGCTGTTGTCGGGTCGACGACCATGGCAACCACAGATGCTGCCGGTAATTACACCATTGTAGCGCCACTCGGCGCGGTGTTACGATTTACTTACGTAGGCTATCAGGCCCAGGACATTGTCGTTTCTGGCAACGCCCTGAATGTTTCCTTAAAGGCGGATAACAATTCCTTGGATGAAGTCGTTATCGTGGGCTACGGCACGCAGCGTAAAGGAAACCTAACTGGTGCTGTTTCGTCGATCAATGTCAAAGAAAATTTGGAAGGTCGGCCCATTGCTGATGTTGGTCGCGCCATTCAAGGAACGACGCCCGGGCTTTCGGTGACTTTACCAAGCGGCGAAATCGGATCCGATCCGGTGATGAAAATTCGCGGCGCCATAGCATCTGTGCAGGGCAATGGAAATCCACTTATTTTGCTGGATAACGTAGAGATTCCGAGTATTCAATATGTCAATCCGGATGATGTAGAGTCGATAACCGTTTTAAAAGATGCGGCTTCGTCTTCTATTTATGGCGCGAAAGCGGCTTTTGGCGTAATCTTGATTACGACCAAAACCGGAGGCACCTCGGAAAAGGTCAACGTGAGTTATTCCAATAACCTTTCTTTTCAAAATCCTTCCAAGAAATTTGAGATGGGAAGGGTGAATGCGTTAAAATACACGGTAGACGCTATGGAGCGCATAGGCTTAACAGAAACCGGTGCATTTTATCGCGTCACGCGTGAGAGTTATGAAAAAGCCGTCGAATGGGAAAACACGTATGGAGGCATTATCGGCTCGGATGATCCGACCGTTTATGGGCGCGATTGGTACGTAGATCCTGCTTTTCCGACACGGAAGTATGGTGTGCGCACCTACGATCCTTATGATTATATGATCCGGGATTGGGCACCATCACAAAACCACAATATCTCGCTGAACGGCAATATGGGCAAAACACGCTTTACCTCATCGTTCGGTCTGGTTGATCAAAGTGGGATGTTAAAACCCGGCAATTCCGATCAGTTTCGGCGCTACAACGGTGCGGTCCGCGTAACGAGCGATCTCAATAAATTCATCACCTTACGTGGTGGAGCGATGTTTTCGCAACGCAATAAATCGTATCCATATACGACGAGTTCTACGACGGCCGATCCTTGGCTATATATGTATCGCTGGAGCTCGCTTTATCCGATGGGTTTCAACGAAGACGGCAATCCCATACGTAGCCCTTGGAGTGAAAACGAATTCGCTAATGAAGCATTGATGCGTCGAAATTATATCAACCTGAATGCCGGCGCAACAATTAATATCAAATCCAACTGGAAAGTGGACATTGATTATAACTTTACCAACGAAGATTACAACTGGCGCCGTAACGGTACACGATTCACAGCAGCCAACTCCTGGGTGGCGGCCAAACAGCGGTTTGATGCGCAGGGTAATCCGGTGTATGTAAATGCTAATGGCGATGTGGTGAACGCAACCGATCCGGGCGCTATTCAGGCCTACGATCTTTCGAACGATCCATATACCGCAAATGGGGCAAATCCTGATCATATCTATATGCGCTCGGCCAATGAAAATAAAAGCACGTTAAATGCTTTTACTACCTATAATTTACAACTGGACGAGGCTCATGATTTCAAATTTATTTTGGGTACCAATATTATTGCCGATCATAATGATTTCCACTGGTCGCAGAAAACCAATTTGCTTGATATCAGCAATCCGCAATTTGATTTGGCTACCGGTACACAGACTACCGGTGGAGGCGAGTTTTGGGGTGCGCAGCTAGGCTATTTTGGCCGGATAAACTACGCTTATAAAAACAAATATCTTTTTGAAGGAAACCTGCGTTACGATGGTTCATCCACGTTTTCAAAAGATCTCCAGTGGCGTTGGTTTCCTTCGATGTCGGCCGGCTGGGTAGCGTCAGAAGAGAACTTTATGCAGTGGTCGAAACCTGTGTTGAGCCAGTTGAAATTCAGAGGATCTTGGGGATATATCGGAAATCAGGCGGTGAACAACTCCCTTTACCGTAGTTATATGAACGTTTCGGAGCAAACTTGGATTGCAAACGGTGGTCGGTTATTTGGTGTTGGCAGTCCGGCCTTGAGTGTGCCGGATGTAACCTGGGAGGATTTGGAAACGTTGGATTTTGGTCTTGATGCGCGTTTCTTCAATAATAAGTTTGGTATTGTTTTCGATTGGTACAAACGTACAACAAACAATCTTTTTAGTCCGCTGGAAGGCACAACCTATACACTTGGTGGACAGGCGCCTTTAGGAAATTATGGCACGTTAGAGACGAAAGGTTTCGAGATTGCGGTAGATTTTAACCATCGTTTTGCCAATGGATTAGGTATTAACCTCCGCGCCAACCTCGACGATGCCAAATCCAGATTCTACAACTATACTTCATCCAGATTAACGGGCTCAAATTATGATGGGAAAGTATTTGGTGAGATTTGGGGCTACGAAACCGATCGTCTTTACGGATACGATGATTTTGTGCTTGATGGAAACGGCGCACCACAACTGGTAAATCTCACGGCAGACATGACGAAGTATTATACCAACGGCGGCGGCAAAGCTTACCTCTTACAAGGGGAGGATGCGGTTTACCAACCGCGCTTCCAAAATT
Coding sequences within it:
- a CDS encoding SusC/RagA family TonB-linked outer membrane protein translates to MRKSIFFSVALGLLAATDAFPHAVNNRANLAAATSFLSYSTRQQTVSGKVTGVDGAIEGATVAVVGSTTMATTDAAGNYTIVAPLGAVLRFTYVGYQAQDIVVSGNALNVSLKADNNSLDEVVIVGYGTQRKGNLTGAVSSINVKENLEGRPIADVGRAIQGTTPGLSVTLPSGEIGSDPVMKIRGAIASVQGNGNPLILLDNVEIPSIQYVNPDDVESITVLKDAASSSIYGAKAAFGVILITTKTGGTSEKVNVSYSNNLSFQNPSKKFEMGRVNALKYTVDAMERIGLTETGAFYRVTRESYEKAVEWENTYGGIIGSDDPTVYGRDWYVDPAFPTRKYGVRTYDPYDYMIRDWAPSQNHNISLNGNMGKTRFTSSFGLVDQSGMLKPGNSDQFRRYNGAVRVTSDLNKFITLRGGAMFSQRNKSYPYTTSSTTADPWLYMYRWSSLYPMGFNEDGNPIRSPWSENEFANEALMRRNYINLNAGATINIKSNWKVDIDYNFTNEDYNWRRNGTRFTAANSWVAAKQRFDAQGNPVYVNANGDVVNATDPGAIQAYDLSNDPYTANGANPDHIYMRSANENKSTLNAFTTYNLQLDEAHDFKFILGTNIIADHNDFHWSQKTNLLDISNPQFDLATGTQTTGGGEFWGAQLGYFGRINYAYKNKYLFEGNLRYDGSSTFSKDLQWRWFPSMSAGWVASEENFMQWSKPVLSQLKFRGSWGYIGNQAVNNSLYRSYMNVSEQTWIANGGRLFGVGSPALSVPDVTWEDLETLDFGLDARFFNNKFGIVFDWYKRTTNNLFSPLEGTTYTLGGQAPLGNYGTLETKGFEIAVDFNHRFANGLGINLRANLDDAKSRFYNYTSSRLTGSNYDGKVFGEIWGYETDRLYGYDDFVLDGNGAPQLVNLTADMTKYYTNGGGKAYLLQGEDAVYQPRFQNSSNFFFGPGDVKFKDLNGDGEIDNGDGTIDNPGDMRIIGNSTPRYSYGFRLGADYKGFDFSVFFQGVGQRSVWGAGFLAIPGFNVSDGAMPAAFVDDYWTPDNQDAFYPAAFNNAGTANVNNMQVQSRYLLDMSYLRMKNITLGYSLPQSVLSPIKVNSLRVYIALENFLTWDKLNGLPIDPEAVGGFSMFDETNYNSGRIGVGTPTFKSASFGLQLNF